One Burkholderia thailandensis E264 genomic window carries:
- a CDS encoding AGE family epimerase/isomerase gives MSAPVTVSGQAARLRRHFAQIVLPLWRGPGFNPALQLPFEAVAPDTHAPLPVTRYRAMACARQLFVFSQAGDAEHAHALFAALCRHFRDPRHDGWFYSVDAQGAPLDRTKDLYTHAFVVFACAEYFAAFGNRDARELAQRTAALIVDRFAPQPGNALLDSARGEDFAAAAGGPLQNPLMHLTEGWLAASRAFGETAFDDALLRTAQAVERTFVDPHTGCVAELPLGREGNRFEPGHQFEWFYLVGAAGARLAATGLPGALARAYAFAQRHGVDPDTGGVCAATDARGACIDGTQRIWAQTEYLRALATHGGEPDALARQIARFAERFLHPRGWYECKTARGDVSRADMPSTTPYHLATAYASLPAEA, from the coding sequence ATGTCCGCCCCCGTCACCGTTTCCGGCCAGGCCGCCCGATTGCGCCGCCACTTCGCGCAAATCGTCTTGCCGCTCTGGCGCGGCCCCGGCTTCAACCCGGCGCTGCAACTGCCGTTCGAGGCCGTTGCGCCGGACACGCACGCACCGCTGCCCGTCACCCGCTATCGCGCGATGGCGTGCGCGCGCCAGTTGTTCGTATTCTCGCAGGCGGGCGATGCCGAGCACGCGCACGCGCTCTTTGCCGCATTGTGCCGCCACTTTCGCGATCCGCGCCACGACGGCTGGTTTTACAGCGTCGACGCACAGGGCGCACCGCTCGACCGCACGAAGGATCTGTATACGCACGCGTTCGTCGTGTTCGCGTGCGCCGAGTATTTCGCGGCGTTCGGCAACCGCGACGCGCGCGAGCTCGCGCAACGCACGGCGGCGCTGATCGTCGATCGCTTCGCGCCGCAGCCGGGCAACGCACTCCTCGATTCCGCGCGCGGCGAGGACTTCGCCGCGGCTGCGGGCGGCCCGCTGCAGAATCCGCTGATGCACCTGACCGAAGGCTGGCTCGCCGCGAGCCGCGCGTTCGGCGAGACCGCGTTCGACGACGCGCTGCTGCGCACCGCGCAGGCGGTCGAGCGCACGTTCGTCGATCCGCATACCGGCTGCGTCGCGGAGCTGCCGCTTGGCCGCGAGGGCAATCGCTTCGAGCCCGGCCATCAGTTCGAATGGTTCTATCTCGTCGGCGCGGCGGGCGCGCGGCTCGCGGCGACCGGCCTGCCCGGCGCGCTCGCGCGCGCGTACGCGTTCGCGCAGCGGCACGGCGTCGATCCGGACACGGGCGGCGTGTGCGCGGCGACCGACGCGCGCGGCGCATGCATCGACGGCACGCAGCGGATCTGGGCGCAAACCGAGTATCTGCGCGCGCTCGCGACGCACGGCGGCGAGCCGGACGCGCTCGCCCGCCAGATCGCGCGCTTCGCCGAGCGATTCCTGCATCCGCGCGGCTGGTACGAGTGCAAGACCGCGCGGGGCGACGTGTCGCGCGCGGACATGCCGTCGACGACGCCCTATCACCTCGCGACCGCGTACGCGTCGTTGCCCGCGGAGGCGTGA
- a CDS encoding LysR family transcriptional regulator, with product MDRLELRHVRAFLCVARHLHFARAADELDIAPPALTRLVQDAERLLGVRLFHRTRRSVALSAAGEVYLSEAQTALAHLARGRELAALAERGEIGRIEVGYVSSAAYAGVLQRTVGAFRDAHPRIGVDVREVPMGDVAAQLDAGTLDVAYVRPPLPLPEGVSTHTVHRDVFVAAVPGHSPLAARASIRPAALAGERFVVPEQALGTLEVARRGRFEPIVDARPGALVAVLAHVSVSGGVAVVPQALVGCVSLPGVVYRPIEGKPIPSAVAIAYRKHEKAPAVRAFVRYVRQAVI from the coding sequence ATGGATCGCCTCGAACTGCGCCACGTCCGTGCATTTCTCTGCGTCGCGCGGCATCTGCACTTCGCTCGCGCGGCGGACGAGCTCGACATCGCGCCGCCCGCGCTGACGCGGCTCGTTCAGGATGCGGAGCGGCTTCTCGGCGTGCGGCTGTTCCATCGCACGCGGCGCTCGGTCGCGCTGAGCGCGGCGGGCGAGGTCTACCTGAGCGAGGCGCAGACGGCGCTCGCGCATCTCGCGCGCGGCCGCGAGTTGGCGGCGCTCGCCGAGCGCGGCGAGATCGGGCGGATCGAGGTGGGGTACGTGTCGTCGGCTGCGTATGCGGGCGTGCTGCAACGCACGGTCGGCGCGTTTCGCGACGCGCATCCGCGCATCGGCGTCGACGTGCGCGAAGTGCCGATGGGCGACGTCGCCGCGCAGCTCGACGCGGGCACGCTCGACGTCGCGTACGTGCGCCCGCCGCTGCCGTTGCCCGAAGGCGTGTCGACGCACACCGTGCATCGCGACGTGTTCGTCGCCGCGGTGCCCGGGCATTCGCCGCTCGCGGCGCGCGCGTCGATTCGCCCGGCCGCGCTGGCGGGCGAGCGCTTCGTCGTGCCCGAGCAGGCGCTCGGCACGCTGGAGGTTGCGCGCCGCGGGCGTTTCGAGCCGATCGTCGACGCGCGGCCGGGCGCGCTCGTCGCGGTGCTCGCGCACGTGTCCGTCAGCGGAGGCGTCGCGGTCGTGCCGCAGGCGCTCGTCGGCTGCGTGTCGCTGCCGGGCGTCGTGTATCGGCCGATCGAAGGCAAGCCGATTCCGTCGGCGGTGGCGATCGCGTATCGCAAGCATGAGAAAGCGCCCGCGGTGCGCGCGTTCGTGCGGTACGTGCGACAGGCGGTGATTTAG
- a CDS encoding MFS transporter, whose product MNFCSNDTQQPPSLTCRSPVRIMVSGMHDAPSRSAPMEPVLPASGPPAASTSVRSPVPAPLAAPCADAPPAHRSAARHALATASAVCSLIVLDTNVVAVSLPSIARTFHASFADIEWVVSAYMTAFAACLLPAGGLADRAGRKRVLLAGLAVFFVASLGCGLAPSAASLNVARAVKGVGAAMLLTSALAVIANRFPDGRDRARAWAVWGMCMGIATTIAPLAGGAIAQWIGWRWIFLLNLPVCIALAAAVCATIDDSRDPHAKRIDAPGSVLFGSALALGIWALIDAPPHGWAAPGTLARFAASAALFVAFAAAERWQRRPMIDLALFREPRFVGALLAMFGYAACAQVMMTFLPLYLQIGFGMSAIAAGLGMLPFALAMIVGPSLGAALSARAPAATVLGCGLALIGIGDFVTAALAGASHDGLVALGMLVTGCGAGILNGDTQKAIMACVPPERTGMASGISTTTRFSAIVTSVGVLGAVLAARTHAALAERVAHAPELLGALDPRFMSSLLAGDLAQAIRGLPPQTGAALAQIAPAGFASGFALALCVSGAFALAAAVAVRLLVGAKPGRAAGARSMRGKRSGR is encoded by the coding sequence ATGAATTTCTGTAGCAATGACACGCAACAGCCGCCCAGCCTAACATGCCGCTCTCCCGTTCGCATCATGGTGTCCGGCATGCACGACGCGCCTTCTCGATCCGCTCCGATGGAGCCCGTCCTTCCTGCGTCGGGGCCGCCCGCCGCGTCCACGTCCGTCCGCTCGCCCGTGCCGGCGCCCCTTGCCGCGCCGTGCGCCGACGCGCCGCCCGCGCACCGCAGCGCCGCGCGGCACGCGCTCGCCACCGCGTCCGCGGTCTGCTCGCTGATCGTGCTCGACACGAACGTCGTCGCGGTATCGCTGCCGTCGATCGCCCGCACGTTTCATGCGAGCTTCGCGGACATCGAATGGGTGGTGAGCGCGTACATGACCGCGTTCGCCGCTTGCCTGCTGCCGGCGGGCGGCCTCGCCGACCGCGCGGGCCGCAAGCGCGTGCTGCTCGCCGGGCTCGCCGTGTTCTTCGTCGCGTCGCTCGGCTGCGGGCTCGCGCCGTCGGCCGCATCGCTCAACGTCGCGCGCGCGGTCAAGGGCGTCGGCGCCGCGATGCTGCTGACGTCGGCGCTCGCCGTGATCGCGAACCGCTTCCCCGACGGCCGAGACCGTGCGCGTGCGTGGGCGGTCTGGGGCATGTGCATGGGCATCGCGACGACGATCGCCCCGCTCGCCGGCGGCGCGATCGCGCAATGGATCGGATGGCGCTGGATCTTCCTGCTGAACCTGCCGGTGTGCATCGCGCTCGCCGCGGCCGTCTGCGCGACGATCGACGATTCGCGCGATCCGCACGCAAAGCGCATCGACGCGCCGGGCAGCGTGCTGTTCGGCTCGGCGCTCGCGCTCGGCATCTGGGCGCTGATCGACGCGCCGCCGCACGGCTGGGCGGCGCCCGGCACGCTCGCGCGCTTCGCGGCGAGCGCGGCGCTCTTCGTCGCGTTCGCGGCCGCCGAGCGCTGGCAGCGGCGTCCAATGATCGATCTCGCGCTGTTTCGAGAGCCACGCTTCGTCGGCGCGCTGCTCGCGATGTTCGGCTACGCGGCGTGCGCGCAGGTGATGATGACGTTCTTGCCGCTCTACCTGCAGATCGGCTTCGGGATGTCGGCGATCGCCGCGGGGCTCGGCATGCTGCCGTTCGCGCTCGCGATGATCGTCGGGCCCTCGCTCGGCGCGGCGCTGTCGGCGCGCGCGCCGGCCGCGACCGTGCTCGGCTGCGGGCTCGCGCTGATCGGCATCGGCGATTTCGTGACCGCCGCGCTCGCGGGCGCGTCGCATGACGGTCTCGTCGCGCTCGGGATGCTGGTCACCGGATGCGGCGCGGGCATCCTGAACGGCGACACGCAGAAGGCGATCATGGCGTGCGTGCCGCCGGAGCGGACCGGAATGGCGTCCGGGATCAGCACGACGACGCGTTTTTCCGCAATCGTGACCTCGGTCGGCGTGCTCGGCGCGGTGCTCGCCGCGCGAACCCACGCGGCGCTCGCCGAGCGCGTCGCGCACGCGCCGGAGCTGCTCGGCGCGCTCGATCCGCGCTTCATGTCGAGCCTGCTCGCGGGCGATCTCGCGCAGGCGATACGCGGCCTGCCGCCGCAAACGGGCGCGGCGCTCGCGCAAATCGCGCCCGCCGGCTTCGCGAGCGGCTTCGCGCTCGCGCTGTGCGTGAGCGGCGCGTTCGCGCTCGCGGCGGCCGTCGCGGTGCGGCTGCTCGTCGGCGCGAAGCCGGGGCGGGCCGCAGGAGCGCGCTCGATGCGCGGCAAGCGGAGCGGCCGATGA
- a CDS encoding methyl-accepting chemotaxis protein, which translates to MFSKIKLASGLLGVLVVFCLFLIAVEGLGFWSLSASRSNVDDLSNVAIKQADAATVATQHMLDARTNLSRASTRMVKGDPMPAETLQHVRDQLALADRAFAAFTAAPTISAENTERAAALTDRYRKYHAALVDLVQFLESNNMQAFLDQPTQQIQDAYLGELRTFSEFSSRTSEHALGMIDTGMHWFETVGAVLLALMLACIAGIYAVARRAVVAPLAQAGVHFDRIAQGRLDETVAPHGVHEIERLLRGLADMQASVAGTVRVVRNASNAIHLGAAEIASGNADLSARTSSQAASLEQTAASMEELTATVRQNSDSARAASSLADDALRTTKNGAAIVDDVVDKMHGIARSSGRIAEIIAVIDGIAFQTNILALNAAVEAARAGEEGRGFAVVAGEVRALAQRSAQSAKEIKLLIEESVAQIDGGSELVERAGEAMRSVSASIERVAQTMTEITAASVEQSAGIEQVNQAVTQMEQLTQQNAALVEEVAAAAGSLNEQTEQLQQSVSVFELGDARERRPAAGAARAGAAAPQRAGA; encoded by the coding sequence ATGTTCAGCAAAATCAAGCTCGCATCCGGCCTGCTCGGCGTGCTCGTCGTGTTCTGCCTGTTTCTGATCGCGGTCGAGGGGCTCGGCTTCTGGTCGCTGTCCGCGTCGCGCAGCAACGTCGACGATCTGTCCAACGTCGCGATCAAGCAGGCCGACGCGGCGACCGTCGCGACCCAGCACATGCTCGACGCCCGCACCAATCTGTCCCGCGCCAGCACGCGGATGGTGAAGGGCGATCCGATGCCCGCCGAGACGCTCCAGCACGTGCGCGACCAGCTCGCGCTCGCCGACCGCGCGTTCGCCGCCTTCACGGCCGCGCCGACGATCAGCGCCGAGAACACCGAGCGCGCGGCGGCGCTCACCGACCGCTACCGCAAGTACCACGCCGCGCTCGTCGATCTCGTGCAGTTCCTCGAATCCAACAACATGCAGGCGTTTCTCGATCAGCCGACGCAGCAGATCCAGGACGCGTATCTCGGCGAACTGCGCACGTTCTCCGAATTCAGCAGCCGCACGAGCGAGCACGCGCTCGGCATGATCGACACCGGGATGCACTGGTTCGAGACGGTCGGCGCGGTGCTGCTCGCGCTGATGCTCGCGTGCATCGCGGGGATCTACGCCGTCGCGCGGCGTGCGGTGGTCGCGCCGCTCGCGCAGGCGGGCGTGCATTTCGACCGGATCGCGCAAGGCCGCCTCGACGAGACGGTGGCGCCGCACGGCGTGCATGAAATCGAGCGGCTGCTGCGCGGGCTCGCCGACATGCAGGCGAGCGTCGCGGGCACCGTGCGCGTCGTGCGCAACGCGTCGAACGCGATCCACCTGGGCGCGGCCGAGATCGCGAGCGGCAACGCGGACCTGTCCGCGCGCACGTCGAGCCAGGCCGCATCGCTCGAGCAAACGGCGGCGAGCATGGAGGAGCTGACCGCGACCGTGCGGCAGAACAGCGATAGCGCGCGCGCGGCGAGCTCGCTTGCCGACGACGCGCTGCGAACGACGAAGAACGGCGCAGCGATCGTCGACGACGTGGTCGACAAGATGCACGGCATCGCGCGCAGCTCGGGCCGCATCGCGGAGATCATCGCGGTGATCGACGGCATCGCGTTCCAGACCAACATCCTCGCGCTGAACGCGGCCGTCGAGGCGGCGCGCGCGGGCGAGGAGGGGCGTGGCTTCGCGGTGGTCGCGGGCGAGGTGCGCGCGCTCGCGCAGCGCAGCGCGCAGTCGGCCAAGGAGATCAAGCTGCTGATCGAGGAATCGGTCGCGCAGATCGACGGCGGCTCCGAGCTCGTCGAGCGCGCGGGCGAGGCGATGCGCTCGGTGTCCGCGTCGATCGAGCGGGTCGCGCAGACGATGACCGAGATCACGGCCGCGTCGGTCGAGCAGAGCGCGGGAATCGAGCAGGTCAACCAGGCGGTCACGCAGATGGAGCAGTTGACGCAGCAGAACGCGGCGCTCGTCGAGGAAGTCGCGGCGGCGGCCGGTTCGCTCAACGAGCAGACCGAGCAGTTGCAGCAGTCGGTCTCGGTGTTCGAGCTCGGCGATGCGCGCGAACGCCGGCCCGCCGCCGGCGCGGCGCGTGCCGGCGCGGCCGCGCCGCAACGCGCGGGCGCGTAG
- a CDS encoding GDL motif peptide-associated radical SAM/SPASM maturase translates to MSTTDARPARYLIDSDYQRFVPVHAVWEITLACDLKCLHCGSRAGRRRTNELSTDECLEVIEALARLGTREVSMIGGEAYLRKDWTQLIRAIRSHDMYCAIQTGGRNLTPKRLAEAVDAGLNGVGVSLDGLAPLHDKVRNVPGAFERAVDTLRRARDAGLAVSVNTQIGAETMEDLPALMDTIIELGATHWQIQLTVAMGNAVDNDEVLLQPYRLAELMPLLAKLYTDGMNRGLLMTVGNNIGYYGPYEHLWRGFGDERVHWTGCAAGQTVIALEADGTVKGCPSLATVGFSGGNVRDMSLEDIWRTSEGIHFGRLRSVDDLWGFCRTCYYADVCRGGCTWTSHSLLGKPGNNPYCHYRVLELQKQGLRERIAKVQDAGPASFAVGRFDLVTERIADGEPVSSIVRSGQVIELAWKNKGKRSPDVGRVPSRMKLCRNCDGYVHATEHTCPHCGSDIDAAARAHEQQTQRRHALMNDLERLLGLPASTFDGA, encoded by the coding sequence ATGAGCACAACGGACGCGCGCCCGGCCCGCTACCTGATCGACAGCGACTATCAACGCTTCGTCCCGGTTCATGCCGTTTGGGAAATCACGCTCGCCTGCGATCTCAAGTGCCTGCACTGCGGTTCGCGGGCCGGCCGCCGGCGGACCAACGAGCTGAGCACGGACGAATGCCTCGAAGTAATCGAGGCGCTTGCGCGGCTCGGCACGCGCGAGGTGTCGATGATCGGCGGCGAGGCGTATCTGCGCAAGGACTGGACGCAACTGATCCGCGCGATCCGCTCGCACGACATGTATTGCGCGATCCAGACGGGCGGCCGCAATCTGACGCCGAAGCGCCTCGCGGAGGCGGTCGACGCGGGCCTGAACGGCGTCGGCGTGTCGCTCGACGGGCTCGCGCCGCTGCACGACAAGGTGCGCAACGTGCCGGGCGCGTTCGAGCGCGCCGTCGACACGTTGCGCCGCGCGCGCGACGCGGGCCTTGCGGTGAGCGTCAACACGCAGATCGGTGCCGAGACGATGGAGGATCTGCCCGCGCTGATGGACACGATCATCGAGCTTGGCGCGACGCACTGGCAGATCCAGTTGACGGTCGCGATGGGCAACGCGGTGGACAACGACGAGGTGCTGCTGCAGCCGTACCGGCTCGCCGAGCTGATGCCGCTCCTCGCGAAACTGTATACGGACGGCATGAACCGCGGGCTGTTGATGACGGTCGGCAACAACATCGGCTATTACGGGCCGTACGAGCACCTCTGGCGCGGCTTCGGCGACGAGCGCGTGCACTGGACCGGCTGCGCGGCCGGCCAGACCGTGATCGCGCTCGAAGCGGACGGCACCGTGAAAGGCTGCCCGTCGCTCGCGACGGTCGGCTTTTCCGGCGGCAACGTGCGCGACATGTCGCTCGAAGACATCTGGCGCACGAGCGAGGGCATCCATTTCGGGCGGCTGCGCTCGGTCGACGATCTGTGGGGCTTCTGCCGCACCTGCTACTACGCGGATGTTTGCCGCGGCGGCTGCACGTGGACGTCGCATTCGCTGCTCGGCAAGCCGGGCAACAACCCGTACTGCCACTATCGCGTGCTCGAGCTGCAGAAGCAGGGCCTGCGCGAGCGGATCGCGAAGGTGCAGGACGCGGGCCCGGCATCGTTCGCGGTGGGCCGCTTCGATCTCGTGACCGAGCGCATCGCCGACGGCGAGCCGGTGTCGAGCATCGTCCGCTCGGGGCAGGTGATCGAACTCGCGTGGAAGAACAAGGGCAAGCGCTCGCCGGACGTCGGGCGCGTGCCGTCGAGAATGAAGCTGTGCCGCAATTGCGACGGCTACGTTCACGCGACCGAGCATACCTGCCCGCATTGCGGCAGCGACATCGACGCGGCGGCGCGCGCCCACGAACAGCAAACGCAGCGCCGGCACGCGCTGATGAACGATCTGGAGCGTCTGCTCGGACTGCCGGCGTCGACGTTCGACGGCGCGTGA
- a CDS encoding DUF1842 domain-containing protein — MATTGLFPVQLRVATPNLGAPVLWLYLLVNAVEKTVSGFARITQSVYPPPHFRARVVGQFHQVRLDPQSSPSIALTLTGSPTGPVAPQVVILELNGLLNDDWQSGTANYRYFYESRWHSIEHAIVTKDNSLIPIDAPHEHAGTLYGVGLQEARASGDLSRMKALAQQADQQLADQDAIAAELKKLEAEIARLEARR; from the coding sequence ATGGCTACTACCGGTCTCTTTCCCGTTCAACTTCGCGTCGCGACGCCCAATCTCGGCGCGCCCGTGCTCTGGCTGTACCTGCTCGTCAATGCGGTCGAGAAGACCGTCTCGGGCTTCGCTCGCATCACCCAGTCGGTCTATCCGCCGCCGCATTTCCGTGCGCGCGTCGTCGGCCAGTTCCATCAAGTGAGGCTCGATCCTCAATCGTCGCCGTCGATCGCGCTCACCCTCACGGGCAGCCCGACGGGCCCCGTCGCGCCGCAGGTCGTGATTCTGGAGCTCAACGGCCTGCTGAACGACGACTGGCAATCGGGCACGGCGAACTACCGCTACTTCTACGAGAGCCGCTGGCATTCGATCGAACATGCGATCGTCACGAAGGACAACTCGCTGATCCCGATCGATGCGCCGCACGAGCACGCGGGCACGCTGTATGGGGTCGGCCTGCAGGAAGCGCGCGCGTCCGGCGACCTGAGCCGGATGAAGGCGCTCGCGCAGCAGGCGGACCAGCAGCTCGCCGATCAGGACGCCATCGCCGCCGAGCTCAAGAAGCTCGAAGCGGAAATCGCGCGGCTCGAAGCGCGCCGCTGA
- a CDS encoding DUF1842 domain-containing protein, with the protein MSEDLRVGLFPVRYIVGTGLPGAPQLVLNLVVDTVEHSVVGAAAISQAVSPPLNFHADVWGTYVFRLGPPPRRDGRGAIVQIALQGNQGGPHSNSMITFYADLLLKGDGKTGVASYRYYSNGTWHEVENVPVKADPELVPLEPGPVIGASSRTAYGPVPLYGVTIQYAAVSGDLAHMKTLATYARQQLESRDDIAAALSALKAEIAKLESRQ; encoded by the coding sequence ATGTCCGAAGATCTTCGCGTCGGCCTTTTCCCGGTTCGCTACATCGTCGGCACCGGGCTGCCCGGCGCGCCGCAACTCGTGCTCAATCTGGTGGTCGACACGGTGGAACACAGCGTCGTCGGCGCCGCGGCGATTTCGCAGGCCGTGAGTCCGCCGCTCAACTTCCACGCCGACGTCTGGGGCACCTACGTGTTCCGGCTCGGCCCGCCGCCGCGCCGCGACGGCCGCGGCGCGATCGTGCAGATCGCGCTGCAGGGCAATCAGGGCGGCCCGCACTCGAATTCGATGATCACGTTCTACGCCGATCTGCTGCTCAAGGGCGACGGCAAGACGGGCGTCGCGTCGTACCGCTACTACTCGAACGGCACCTGGCACGAAGTCGAGAACGTGCCGGTCAAGGCCGATCCGGAACTCGTGCCGCTCGAACCGGGGCCGGTCATCGGCGCTTCGTCGCGGACCGCGTACGGACCGGTGCCGCTGTACGGGGTGACGATCCAGTATGCGGCGGTATCCGGCGATCTCGCGCACATGAAGACGCTCGCCACCTATGCGCGGCAGCAACTGGAAAGCCGCGACGACATCGCGGCCGCGCTGAGCGCGCTGAAAGCGGAAATCGCCAAGCTCGAAAGCCGGCAGTGA
- a CDS encoding DUF1843 domain-containing protein yields MNQAHGHPITPYGVAIHQAIADGDLAQMKSLRTQAQALLGQQGNLATALELLEVEIAKLERRK; encoded by the coding sequence ATGAATCAAGCACACGGTCATCCGATCACGCCTTATGGCGTCGCGATCCATCAGGCGATCGCGGACGGCGATCTCGCGCAGATGAAATCGCTGCGCACGCAGGCGCAGGCGCTGCTCGGCCAGCAGGGCAATCTCGCTACCGCGCTCGAGCTTCTCGAAGTCGAGATCGCCAAGCTCGAACGGAGGAAGTAG
- a CDS encoding PaaI family thioesterase, protein MTDIVDHARGALRAQPFSMLLGTELVHIGGDEASLRLPIRDELRQQYGFVHGGVISYLADNALTFAGALALGPRVVTGEYKINYLRPAVVGTLIARAKLIYAGRNQATCQCHVFVIDGDHERLVAVAQGTINRVGDGREPDAVEEKA, encoded by the coding sequence ATGACCGACATCGTGGACCACGCGCGCGGCGCCCTGCGCGCGCAACCCTTCAGCATGCTGCTCGGCACCGAGCTCGTGCACATCGGCGGCGATGAGGCGTCGCTGCGCTTGCCGATCCGCGACGAGCTCAGGCAGCAGTACGGCTTCGTCCACGGCGGCGTCATCAGCTACCTGGCGGACAACGCGCTGACGTTCGCGGGCGCGCTCGCGCTCGGGCCGCGCGTCGTCACGGGGGAATACAAGATCAATTACCTGCGCCCGGCCGTCGTCGGCACGCTGATCGCACGCGCGAAGCTGATTTATGCGGGACGGAATCAGGCGACCTGCCAGTGCCACGTGTTCGTGATCGACGGCGACCACGAGCGGCTCGTCGCGGTCGCGCAAGGGACGATCAACCGGGTCGGCGACGGGCGCGAGCCGGACGCGGTTGAAGAAAAGGCGTAG
- the prpF gene encoding 2-methylaconitate cis-trans isomerase PrpF: MAHVPQIKIPATYLRGGTSKGVFFRLQDLPEAARQLGAARDALLSRVIGSPDPYGKQIDGMGGASSSTSKTVIVAKSARPDHDVDYLFGQVSIDKPFVDWSGNCGNLSAAVGPFAIAGGLIDPARVPHNGVATVRIWQANIGKTIVAHVPITDGAVQETGDFELDGVTFPAAEVQLEFMDPAADEEGAGGAMFPTGNVVDDLDVPGVGTLKATMINAGIPTIFVDAEAIGYTGTELQDAINSDAKALAMFETIRAHGALRMGLIGSLDEIATRQHTPKVAFVAKPADYVASSGKRVAAADVDLLVRAMSMGKLHHAMMGTAAVAIGTAAAIPGTLVNLAAGGGARREVRFGHPSGTLRVGAEAKQDGGEWVVTKAIMSRSARVLMEGWVRVPGDAF; the protein is encoded by the coding sequence ATGGCTCACGTACCTCAAATCAAGATTCCCGCGACCTACCTGCGCGGCGGCACCAGCAAGGGCGTGTTCTTCCGGCTGCAGGACCTGCCCGAGGCCGCGCGGCAGCTGGGTGCCGCGCGCGACGCGCTGCTCTCGCGCGTGATCGGCAGCCCGGACCCGTACGGCAAGCAGATCGACGGGATGGGCGGCGCGAGCTCGAGCACGAGCAAGACGGTGATCGTCGCGAAGAGCGCACGGCCCGATCACGACGTCGACTACCTGTTCGGCCAGGTGTCGATCGACAAGCCGTTCGTCGACTGGAGCGGCAACTGCGGCAACCTGTCGGCGGCGGTCGGCCCGTTCGCGATCGCGGGCGGCCTGATCGACCCGGCGCGCGTGCCGCACAACGGCGTCGCGACCGTGCGGATCTGGCAGGCGAACATCGGCAAGACGATCGTCGCGCATGTGCCGATCACGGACGGCGCGGTGCAGGAGACGGGCGATTTCGAGCTCGACGGCGTGACGTTCCCGGCCGCCGAGGTGCAGCTCGAATTCATGGACCCGGCAGCCGACGAGGAAGGCGCGGGCGGCGCGATGTTCCCGACCGGCAACGTCGTCGACGATCTCGACGTGCCCGGCGTCGGCACGCTGAAGGCGACGATGATCAACGCGGGCATTCCGACGATCTTCGTCGACGCCGAGGCGATCGGCTATACCGGCACCGAATTGCAGGACGCGATCAATTCGGATGCGAAGGCGCTCGCGATGTTCGAGACGATCCGCGCGCACGGCGCGCTGCGCATGGGCCTGATCGGCTCGCTCGACGAGATCGCGACGCGCCAGCACACGCCGAAGGTGGCGTTCGTCGCGAAGCCGGCCGACTACGTCGCCTCGAGCGGCAAGCGCGTCGCGGCCGCCGACGTCGACCTGCTCGTGCGCGCGATGTCGATGGGCAAGCTGCACCACGCGATGATGGGCACGGCGGCCGTCGCGATCGGCACTGCGGCCGCGATTCCCGGCACGCTGGTGAACCTCGCCGCGGGCGGCGGCGCGCGCCGCGAGGTGCGCTTCGGCCATCCGTCGGGCACGCTGCGGGTCGGCGCCGAAGCGAAGCAGGATGGCGGCGAGTGGGTCGTCACGAAGGCGATCATGAGCCGCAGCGCGCGCGTGCTGATGGAAGGCTGGGTGCGCGTGCCGGGCGACGCGTTCTGA